The genomic DNA CCAGCGAGCGCTTGATGAACATCACGGTGCCGGCCTTCCAGACCTGCAGCACGGGCATGCCATAGATCGGCGAGGTCTTGTCCTCTTCGGCCGCCGGATTGGTGACGTCGTTGGCGCCGATCACGAAGGCGATGTCGGCCTGCGCGAACTCGGAGTTGATGTCCTCGAGCTCGAACACCTCGTCATAGGGCACGTTGGCTTCGGCGAGCAGCACGTTCATGTGGCCGGGCATGCGGCCCGCGACCGGGTGAATGGCGTACTTCACCTCGACGCCTTCCTTCTTCAGGATGTCGCCCATTTCGCGCAGCGCGTGCTGAGCCTGCGCCACCGCCATGCCGTAGCCGGGCACGATGATGACCTTCTGCGCGTTCTTCATGATGAAGGCCGCGTCGTCCGCCGAGCCGAGCTTGGCGGGCTTCTGCTCGCCGCCGCCACCGCCGGCCGCGGCGGTTTCTCCGCCGAAGCCGCCGAGGATGACCGAGATGAACGAGCGGTTCATCGCGTGGCACATGATGTAGGACAGGATCGCACCGGAGGAGCCGACCAGCGCGCCGGTGATGATCAGCGCGGAATTGCCCAGCGTGAAGCCGATGCCGGCCGCGGCCCAGCCGGAGTAGGAGTTCAGCATCGAGATCACGACCGGCATGTCGGCGCCGCCGATCGGGATGATCATGAGCACGCCGAGCGCCAGCGCCAGGATGGTGATCATCCAGAAATCGAACGCGCCGCCGGTGAGGACGAGGCGGACGACGAAGAACACCAGCGCCAATGCGAGCGCGATGTTGATGATGTGGCGGGCGGGCAAGATGATCGGCGCGCCGCTCATCCGCGCGGACAGCTTCAGGAACGCGATCACCGAGCCGGTGAAGGTTAGCGCGCCGATGGCGACGCCGAGTGACATCTCGACCAGGCTCTGCGTATGGATGTTGCCGGGCGTGCCGATGTCAAAGGCCTCGGGCGCGTAGAACGCGCCGGCGGCGACCAGCACCGCGGCCATGCCGACCAGCGAATGGAAGGCGGCGACCAGTTCCGGCATCGAGGTCATCGGCACGCGGCGGGCGATCACCGCACCGATGCCGCCGCCGATGGCGACCGCGAGGATGACCAGCACCCAGGCGACGCCGTCGGCCGGCGGATGGCTCGCCAGCGTGGTGGCGACCGCGATCGCCATGCCGATCATGCCGAACAGATTGCCCTGGCGCGACGAAGCCGGGCTCGAAAGTCCGCGCAGCGACAGGATGAACAGCACCCCCGCCACGAGATACAAGAATGCAGAGAGATTGGCGCTCATCTCAGGTCCCCATTAATCCTTCAGCCCGAGGTGGCCGCTTACTTCGACTTCTTCTTGTACATCGCCAGCATGCGCTGGGTGACAAGGAAGCCGCCAAAGATGTTCACGCAGGCGAAGATGAGCGCGACGAAGCCGAAGCCGCGCGCCCATCCCGAGCCGCTCGAAACCATGCCGACGCCGACCGCGAGCAGCGCGCCGACCACGATCACCGAGGAGATCGCGTTGGTCACGCTCATCAGCGGCGTGTGCAGGGCCGGGGTCACCGACCACACCACGAAATAGCCGACGAAGACGGCGAGGACGAAGATCGACAGCCGGAAGATGAAGGGGTCGACGACCTGTGCAGCATGCTCCATGGCGGGTCTCCTTAAACCTTCGGCTGGAAGTTCGGGTGGATGACGGCGCCGTCTTTGGTGAGCGCGGTGGCCTTGACCAGTTCGTCGTCCCAGTTGACGGCGAGCTTCTTCTCTTTCTTGTCGACCATGGTCTCGATGAAGGAGAACAAATTGCGCGCGTAGAGGCTGGAGGCCGAGGCAGCGACGCGGCCGGCGACGTTGGTGTAACCGACGATCTTGATGCCATCGAGGTCGACGACCTCGCCCGGCTTCGCACCCTCGACATTGCCGCCGCGCTCGACGGCGAGATCGACCAGCACCGAACCGGGCTTCATCGACTTGACCATCTCGCCGGACACGAGCTTCGGCGCGGGCCGGCCCGGAATCAGCGCGGTGGTGATCACGATGTCCTGCTTCTTGATGTGCTCGGCGGTGAGCGCGGCCTGCTTGGCCTGGTACTCCTTGGACATCTCCTTGGCGTAGCCGCCGGCGGTCTGCGCGTTCTTGAACTCCTCGTCCTCGACGGCGAGGAACTTGGCGCCGAGCGATTCGACCTGCTCTTTCGTGGCGGGACGCACGTCGGTCGCGGTCACGACGGCCCCTAAGCGGCGTGCGGTCGCGATCGCCTGGAGGCCGGCGACGCCGACGCCCATCACGAACACCTTGGCGGCGGGCACGGTGCCGGCCGCGGTCATCATCATCGGGAAGGCGCGGCCGAAGGCTTCGGCGCCCTCGATCACGGCGCGGTAACCGGCAAGGTTCGCCTGCGAGGACAGCACGTCCATCACCTGCGCGCGGGTGATGCGCGGCATCAGCTCCATGGCGAATGCGGAGACGCCGGCATCGGCGATCGTCTTCAGCGCGGCCTCGTTGCCGTAGGGATCCATGATGGCGATGACGAGCGCACCGCGCTTGTACTGCGACAGCTCCGATGCCTCGGGGCGCTTCACCTTGATGATGATGTCGGCATCTTTCAGCGCGTCTGCACTGACGGTGGCGCCTGCGGCGGTAAATTCGGAATCCGGCAGGCCCGACTTGAGTCCGGCACCCGGCTCGACGGCGATCTCGGCGCCCAGCGCCTTGAACTTCTTCACCGTATCAGGCGAAGCGGCGACACGCGGCTCCGACGGATCGATTTCCTTGGCAACGGCGATCTTCATAGGTCCTCCGGCGGCGCGGGACAGCGCGCGCGCAAACTTGAGCGTTACTCCCGCGGCGTTCGATACCGGTTTTAGCACCGGCTTGAATGCAAATATTCTGGGCAGCTGCTGCCGCTGGCGTGTGCAGCTGCCGATCGGTCAGGTCAGGAAGATCGCCATCAGGATCACGATGAGCGCGACCGAGGCCGTGCCGTACTTCACCAGCTTGATGAAGCCCTCGTAGGTCTGCTCGTGGGCAACGTAGTCGTTGCCGTCGGCGGTGCTGTACGCCACTTCGCTATGATCAGCCATGGAATGTCCCCAGTCGAAAGTTCAATTCTTAGGCTGGGATACCGCAAAGTTTCGGGTAGGGCAACGGCAGGCGGACGCGGTTTTCCTGCAAATCAGGTGATTTGGAATTCCAATTGCCGGGAATCGGGACGCGTGCTGCTCAGTCCTGATCGACCTCCGTGGCGGCGGCACTCACGGGCCGTCGCCGGAGCGCCGGGAGCCCGAGCGCCGTGCGCACCTCGGCGACGGCCGTCTCTCCAGCCGCGGTGAACCGCGCCATGCGCGGGGCAGTGCCGGGACCGACCGCGACATCATGGTCGCCGGCCAGGAAACCATGGGTCATGTGAAACCCGAGCGCGCGATAGACCTCGAACTGCTCCTCCGAGAAGAACTGATCCCCGGTGGTCTCGTGGGGAAACGTAGCGTTCCGCCGCGCATAGTCGCGGATGTAGTCGTTCTCGTCGCTGGACAACGAGGACTTGATGTAGACGAGATAGCCTTTGTCATCGCCGCCATAGTCGATGACGCCGATCGCCACGTGAACGTGGGGCTTCGAGGCTTCTTCCGATGTCCCAGGGGACGCTTGCGCGGAGGTCTTGTCCGCATTTTCCGCCATGATGGCACGCGTGCGGTCGCGGATCGGGGTCCAGGGCAGATCGATGCGGACACCGAGATCGATGCGGGCGTAGCGCTGCAGCTTCATCAGCGAGGCGAAATTCATGGGCGCGTCTGCTTCCGCGTCGACTGCGACGATCACCTTGCAACGCCGGCGCAGCAGCTCGTAGACGCCGAGATTTTCGATGTGGCCGCCGTCGGTGAGATAGACGCCGTCGCTGTTCTCGTAGAGACGGCCAGAGATTTCCGACCACAGGAACAAGGGCGTGGAGCGCCGCTGCGGTCGGGCCGTGGCCTCGACATAGCGCGGATTGCTCAGCCAATAGCCCAGCCGCACGTTGAGCAGCGCGAGCGTCGGCGTCAGCGCCTTGATCGAGTTCGAGCCCATGTTCGACGACGCCGCAGCCCCTGAGATCGCCATGGCGGTGGCGAGGTCGAGGCCTTGCTCCAGGCGCTCGACCGCCTCCGTCCTGGCGTAGCGTGTCGCTTCGCTGCCGACATAGAGCGGCGAGAAGACGAAGAAGTCCGCGTTGCGACCGCGCCGGTTGGCGAAGTCGGAGCCCTGGATGTTCAGCGCCGTGTTGATGAGATGATAGGGTGCCCCCAGCTTCGACGCCGCCGCCACGCCATCCTTGTCGGCGCCGTCCCTGGCGGCTGCATAGAGCTCGCTCAGCTTCATGCGATCGAGCGGCATGAAATCACGCCCCTGGTCGAGGCTCGCCTCGGCGCGCGCGATATTGCCGTCCGCCGAACGATCAGGGTCGAACAGAAACGCCTTGCTCAGCCGATCTCGGTAGAGACGGTGCAGCGAATTCGCGTTGGGCGTCAAAGACCAGGAGATCGCAAACAGCAGCAAGCCGACGAGCGCATAAAGAATGACCAGAGGCAGGCTGTGCGAATAGCCCGAACCTGCATCCGACCAATGGAATTGTCGTGCGACGTTGCTCGCGGCGGATCTGAGCCAGGCCGGCACGTGGGAGACCGGCGTCAGCCACTCCATCGTCGCCGCCGGTGCGGCGGGCCGCGGCGTGATCTCGGCCGTGAAGGTGCCCGCGCCCGCGTCGAACGCGATCTTGCCGGCCAGATTGCCCGATGCGGGCGCGGTCGATTTGCTGGCGGCAAGGCAGCTCCTCTGCCCGACGAGGGCCAGAGGCGCCTGGCATTTTTCGAGCGGGTCGTTGGCGATGCCCCAATAGGACAGATAGAGGTAGGCGACCC from Bradyrhizobium sp. CCBAU 53351 includes the following:
- a CDS encoding NAD(P)(+) transhydrogenase (Re/Si-specific) subunit beta translates to MSANLSAFLYLVAGVLFILSLRGLSSPASSRQGNLFGMIGMAIAVATTLASHPPADGVAWVLVILAVAIGGGIGAVIARRVPMTSMPELVAAFHSLVGMAAVLVAAGAFYAPEAFDIGTPGNIHTQSLVEMSLGVAIGALTFTGSVIAFLKLSARMSGAPIILPARHIINIALALALVFFVVRLVLTGGAFDFWMITILALALGVLMIIPIGGADMPVVISMLNSYSGWAAAGIGFTLGNSALIITGALVGSSGAILSYIMCHAMNRSFISVILGGFGGETAAAGGGGGEQKPAKLGSADDAAFIMKNAQKVIIVPGYGMAVAQAQHALREMGDILKKEGVEVKYAIHPVAGRMPGHMNVLLAEANVPYDEVFELEDINSEFAQADIAFVIGANDVTNPAAEEDKTSPIYGMPVLQVWKAGTVMFIKRSLASGYAGIDNPLFYRDNTMMLLGDAKKVTENIVKAM
- a CDS encoding proton-translocating transhydrogenase family protein gives rise to the protein MEHAAQVVDPFIFRLSIFVLAVFVGYFVVWSVTPALHTPLMSVTNAISSVIVVGALLAVGVGMVSSGSGWARGFGFVALIFACVNIFGGFLVTQRMLAMYKKKSK
- a CDS encoding Re/Si-specific NAD(P)(+) transhydrogenase subunit alpha, whose product is MKIAVAKEIDPSEPRVAASPDTVKKFKALGAEIAVEPGAGLKSGLPDSEFTAAGATVSADALKDADIIIKVKRPEASELSQYKRGALVIAIMDPYGNEAALKTIADAGVSAFAMELMPRITRAQVMDVLSSQANLAGYRAVIEGAEAFGRAFPMMMTAAGTVPAAKVFVMGVGVAGLQAIATARRLGAVVTATDVRPATKEQVESLGAKFLAVEDEEFKNAQTAGGYAKEMSKEYQAKQAALTAEHIKKQDIVITTALIPGRPAPKLVSGEMVKSMKPGSVLVDLAVERGGNVEGAKPGEVVDLDGIKIVGYTNVAGRVAASASSLYARNLFSFIETMVDKKEKKLAVNWDDELVKATALTKDGAVIHPNFQPKV
- a CDS encoding aa3-type cytochrome c oxidase subunit IV; this encodes MADHSEVAYSTADGNDYVAHEQTYEGFIKLVKYGTASVALIVILMAIFLT
- a CDS encoding cell division protein gives rise to the protein MADRGQVPRPEAARNAAAFEEETPWCQKHQQIVRDEIRAINTRRETARQLDPDRVDACQMLDVVGLALSGGGIRSSATCLGVLQALNHHDLIGRIDYLSTVSGGGYIGTSLSTTMTVTGRFVFGERPAGGIATASEISDTPSVGHIRNYSNYLIPAGVRDLLTGIAIVARGLIANIGLTLPVVLLLAAVTIWSTPLRSCLTVANFFGVDLADGALPQCELHHFGWVADRFGFAAIGTMVALGLLVCGGIAYLVARAERGMGPTLSFIYAAAIAFLLGIACDFARLLQIKHFALTLATAIIGIGLFFVWALKQSLASPEKRQEFRSHWPTAGATFLVLLAVIAFFEFQPFMLSQMFDVVDSDAIGGPVGGVAVTWIKAFAAIAAPIGVFVTAFRQQFAEFLKGNSVSSQWGALLVAIIAKVALWIAGLALPLIIWVAYLYLSYWGIANDPLEKCQAPLALVGQRSCLAASKSTAPASGNLAGKIAFDAGAGTFTAEITPRPAAPAATMEWLTPVSHVPAWLRSAASNVARQFHWSDAGSGYSHSLPLVILYALVGLLLFAISWSLTPNANSLHRLYRDRLSKAFLFDPDRSADGNIARAEASLDQGRDFMPLDRMKLSELYAAARDGADKDGVAAASKLGAPYHLINTALNIQGSDFANRRGRNADFFVFSPLYVGSEATRYARTEAVERLEQGLDLATAMAISGAAASSNMGSNSIKALTPTLALLNVRLGYWLSNPRYVEATARPQRRSTPLFLWSEISGRLYENSDGVYLTDGGHIENLGVYELLRRRCKVIVAVDAEADAPMNFASLMKLQRYARIDLGVRIDLPWTPIRDRTRAIMAENADKTSAQASPGTSEEASKPHVHVAIGVIDYGGDDKGYLVYIKSSLSSDENDYIRDYARRNATFPHETTGDQFFSEEQFEVYRALGFHMTHGFLAGDHDVAVGPGTAPRMARFTAAGETAVAEVRTALGLPALRRRPVSAAATEVDQD